A genomic window from Luteolibacter sp. LG18 includes:
- a CDS encoding polysaccharide biosynthesis/export family protein: protein MNPFRILLALLACLPFVVRAAEENAGKASGVIGRLDTVEITVFREDELATRGQLSADGTITMPLIGAVRLQGLTTDQAGKAIEQKLKDGYLVRPQVSVSIGARVRRTITVLGQAQNPGVFELPANRQLTLVEAIGMAGGVTRIGNARKLTLKRGGEVQQVDLKEITTGKAKDIPLRDGDVVNIPESLF, encoded by the coding sequence ATGAATCCATTCCGCATCCTGCTCGCCCTGCTCGCTTGTCTGCCCTTTGTGGTGCGGGCGGCGGAGGAGAACGCCGGCAAGGCATCCGGCGTGATCGGTCGGCTGGACACGGTGGAGATCACGGTGTTCCGCGAGGATGAGCTCGCGACCCGCGGCCAGCTCTCGGCGGACGGCACGATCACGATGCCGCTGATCGGTGCGGTGCGGCTGCAAGGCCTCACCACCGACCAGGCGGGCAAGGCGATCGAGCAAAAGCTGAAGGACGGCTACCTGGTGCGTCCGCAGGTGTCGGTGTCCATTGGTGCCCGCGTGCGCCGGACCATCACCGTGCTCGGTCAGGCGCAGAACCCCGGTGTCTTCGAGCTCCCCGCCAACCGTCAGCTCACGCTGGTGGAGGCCATCGGCATGGCCGGTGGCGTCACCCGCATCGGCAATGCCCGCAAGCTGACGCTGAAACGCGGCGGCGAGGTCCAGCAGGTGGATCTCAAGGAGATCACCACCGGCAAGGCGAAGGACATCCCGCTGCGAGATGGCGACGTGGTCAACATTCCCGAGAGCCTGTTCTAA
- a CDS encoding exopolysaccharide biosynthesis polyprenyl glycosylphosphotransferase, translated as MNRIPPAIPVVQPPLAVAPETRIATQTNGSYTLRHRQRPWVAHQKLVAISFLGDAGVVILALVAAYLVRFETGLKHIGVDHPGGMDLRAYLGHVVFGSALMMFLLANFRLHDPRNYLAIRRTFSVIVKSCVIWFIGFLALALVFKIDPAISRIYCGIGCVIAMGLLMGWRWFLYCVLRRESFADALRQKAVFVGWNEECARAVARLTEGRAQRMAVVGVIAPPGGGLEVQPPEDVPVLGGYHDLRPVLRESGADLVMAVDGVLDRGQMVSLAECCGKEFVDFKLVPNCFQILVSGLQLESFHGMPVLGVGKLPLHHAFNNALKRTVDIFGAMVGLLMSAPIVAFFCLMVRLESRGPVIYRQRRIGLNGKPFEILKIRSMKLDAEASGAPGWTVKDDPRRLRVGKFMREWNIDELPQFWNVLRGDMSLVGPRPERPELIEGFKEEIPHYNVRHNIKPGVTGWAQVNGLRGDTCLRERIKFDLDYIENWNFLLDFQILIRTFVNRKGAC; from the coding sequence ATGAACCGCATCCCCCCTGCGATTCCCGTGGTGCAGCCCCCCCTGGCTGTTGCCCCGGAAACTAGGATAGCCACACAAACCAACGGCAGTTACACCCTCCGACATCGCCAGAGACCTTGGGTCGCCCACCAGAAGCTGGTTGCCATCAGCTTCCTGGGTGACGCGGGTGTCGTGATTCTGGCCCTGGTGGCAGCGTACCTCGTCCGGTTTGAAACCGGTCTCAAGCACATCGGTGTCGATCACCCCGGTGGCATGGACCTTCGCGCCTACCTCGGACACGTCGTGTTCGGCAGCGCGCTGATGATGTTCCTGCTCGCGAACTTCCGCCTGCATGATCCGCGCAATTACCTCGCGATCCGCCGCACGTTCAGCGTGATCGTGAAGTCCTGCGTGATTTGGTTCATCGGGTTCCTCGCGCTGGCTCTGGTGTTCAAGATCGATCCCGCGATCAGCCGCATCTATTGCGGCATCGGCTGCGTGATCGCCATGGGCCTGCTCATGGGCTGGCGTTGGTTCCTCTACTGCGTGCTGCGCCGCGAGTCGTTCGCGGACGCGCTGCGCCAGAAGGCGGTCTTCGTCGGCTGGAACGAGGAGTGTGCGCGTGCGGTGGCCCGCCTCACGGAAGGCCGTGCCCAGCGCATGGCGGTGGTCGGAGTGATCGCACCTCCGGGGGGTGGTCTCGAAGTGCAGCCGCCCGAGGATGTTCCCGTGCTCGGCGGCTACCACGACCTGCGGCCGGTGCTGCGCGAATCCGGTGCGGATCTGGTGATGGCGGTCGACGGGGTGCTCGACCGCGGCCAGATGGTCTCTCTGGCCGAGTGCTGCGGCAAGGAGTTCGTCGACTTCAAGCTGGTGCCGAACTGCTTCCAGATCCTCGTCTCCGGGCTCCAGCTCGAGAGTTTCCACGGCATGCCGGTGCTCGGGGTGGGCAAGCTGCCGCTGCACCACGCGTTCAACAACGCGCTGAAGCGGACCGTCGACATCTTCGGGGCGATGGTCGGCTTGCTGATGTCCGCGCCGATCGTCGCGTTCTTCTGTCTGATGGTGCGCCTCGAGTCCCGCGGGCCGGTGATCTACCGCCAGCGTCGCATCGGTCTGAATGGCAAGCCATTCGAGATCCTGAAGATCCGCAGCATGAAGCTCGACGCCGAGGCCTCCGGGGCTCCCGGCTGGACCGTGAAGGACGACCCTCGCCGCCTGCGCGTGGGCAAGTTCATGCGCGAGTGGAACATCGACGAGCTGCCGCAGTTCTGGAACGTGCTGCGGGGCGACATGAGTCTCGTCGGCCCGCGTCCCGAGCGCCCGGAGCTGATCGAGGGCTTCAAGGAAGAGATCCCGCACTACAATGTCCGCCACAACATCAAGCCGGGGGTCACCGGTTGGGCGCAGGTCAATGGCCTGCGCGGCGACACCTGCCTGCGCGAGCGCATCAAGTTCGACCTCGACTACATCGAGAACTGGAACTTCCTCCTCGATTTCCAGATCCTGATCCGGACTTTCGTGAATCGGAAAGGGGCTTGCTGA
- a CDS encoding outer membrane beta-barrel protein yields the protein MLPLSGEEAGGGIEDRVSDRFDVRVQPGLGFRQDAEAGKVRREGFEAAVTVSGAYDDNIYLSASSAEKDFVVRLAPSVAYVYGDPNGKDGGYIRVAYRPVGVIYSDHGDSNRIDQDASWDLGWRGSKVAVAYGGRVRQLGDATADAGRQTDRLVLEQAVRLAWTPREKLSFELAAGQSSNDYRDRQLFDSRSAYGEAALRYLYSPKTRIGIAYRAGTFEVDGAGDQKVQRGTVQLEWQPREKISFNVEAGAEHREFDAGSSTSPVIEAKVAWKPREGTEIFVGGYRRTEASAYLPGQNYDLTGASLGVSQRLGEKWSARLEGGLEKADYKRVSGTGTANRRDDIVFIRPSVRFQVNENMEVEGFYRFERDESSQAGFGYDNHSVGIQVGYKF from the coding sequence GTGCTGCCATTATCAGGGGAAGAAGCCGGAGGCGGTATTGAAGACCGCGTTTCCGATCGCTTCGACGTGCGGGTGCAGCCGGGGCTGGGTTTTCGCCAGGATGCGGAGGCCGGAAAGGTGCGGAGGGAGGGTTTCGAGGCGGCGGTGACGGTTTCCGGTGCCTACGACGACAACATCTACCTGTCCGCGTCCTCGGCGGAGAAGGACTTCGTGGTGCGGCTCGCTCCGAGCGTGGCTTACGTCTATGGAGATCCCAACGGCAAGGATGGCGGTTACATCCGCGTGGCTTACCGGCCGGTGGGCGTGATCTACAGCGACCACGGCGATTCCAACCGGATCGATCAGGACGCGTCCTGGGATCTGGGCTGGCGCGGCAGCAAAGTGGCGGTCGCCTACGGTGGTCGTGTTCGCCAGCTCGGCGATGCCACGGCGGACGCCGGTCGCCAGACCGACCGGCTGGTGCTGGAGCAGGCGGTGAGGCTGGCGTGGACGCCGCGTGAGAAGCTTTCCTTCGAACTGGCCGCGGGCCAGTCCTCGAACGACTACCGGGACCGCCAGTTGTTCGATTCCCGGAGTGCCTACGGGGAGGCGGCGCTGCGTTACCTCTACTCGCCCAAAACCCGGATCGGCATCGCCTACCGCGCGGGCACCTTCGAGGTGGATGGAGCGGGCGACCAGAAGGTCCAGCGCGGCACGGTCCAGCTCGAATGGCAGCCGCGGGAAAAGATTTCCTTCAACGTGGAGGCAGGTGCCGAGCACCGCGAGTTCGATGCCGGTTCGTCCACCTCGCCGGTGATCGAGGCGAAGGTCGCGTGGAAGCCGCGCGAGGGCACCGAGATTTTCGTCGGCGGTTACCGTCGCACCGAGGCCTCGGCGTACCTGCCGGGGCAGAACTACGACCTCACCGGTGCCTCGCTGGGCGTGAGCCAGCGGCTGGGCGAGAAATGGTCGGCGCGGCTGGAAGGCGGTCTGGAGAAGGCGGATTACAAACGCGTCTCCGGGACCGGCACGGCGAACCGCCGCGACGACATCGTGTTCATCCGCCCGAGCGTCCGTTTCCAGGTGAACGAGAACATGGAGGTGGAAGGGTTCTACCGCTTCGAACGCGACGAATCCAGCCAGGCCGGGTTCGGCTACGACAACCACAGCGTCGGCATCCAGGTCGGCTACAAATTCTAA
- a CDS encoding polysaccharide biosynthesis tyrosine autokinase: MHPNRTPDYSLGPANQPLSTQRGVAATAYLPRVEPMRVIGMLLRRSWIIALVAAVCLGGMWWYLKHARKVYQATGSVYVSARAPRVVETGAVAPEETRDLEQMRSVEQGLVASTLLMRVIDSGKLADQPDFTYGTTTRQELLAAFSKRVKVELRRGTRLIDIAVEDTDPERAQRLVGVLVSEYEKWNAERQGDLTRQVAGGISHEEEGLRERMVKSEKALQDFRDAHPIPGVGGRNGPNSDDLGRIESELTKVKAERLRLEAEADAFRKFDPDHPEAIAALPNSERSAGVLSLVRAVQDKQVEFAKVKERYLYKHPTYIEASNELKTLRGNLAEAARSAGEAVAKNYQIVSDNEAKLNREVATARSSTVAAEGLRAKFEALEREALADRTTHEAVASRLRETALAAAVPGPVLRWEDTPMVPEKPIKPRKTVMMALAGVGGMFFGLLLAVGLELTDGKVRDAAAAARVTGAPLLSKVAALREGGDADPVLISQPGSETSESFRRLRAALSPAPGHTGTTTVLFTSAKPGEGRSFCAMNYAASLAMQGLRTLLLDADMRRPGLSREHLRTSEGQVGLADYLAGAAEPAKACHPTTLPNLYLLSSGTMQANASELLSGTRFPALLEDAYRWFDCVVIDTPPVLGTSDALAISRYADRVCLVVREKASDRRDLRRAADLIRTSGGSLVGFVWNELSARAKIAGDVGPAVPVVRASLPAPQVAAVPPVAKTRRVDGGPESLFVPSPS; the protein is encoded by the coding sequence ATGCACCCGAACCGCACTCCCGATTACTCCCTGGGCCCGGCCAACCAGCCGTTGTCGACCCAGCGCGGTGTCGCCGCGACGGCCTACCTGCCGCGGGTCGAGCCGATGCGGGTGATCGGCATGCTGTTGCGCCGCTCGTGGATCATCGCGCTGGTGGCGGCGGTGTGCCTCGGCGGGATGTGGTGGTACTTGAAGCACGCGCGGAAGGTCTACCAGGCGACCGGCTCGGTGTATGTCAGCGCCCGCGCGCCGCGGGTGGTGGAGACCGGTGCGGTGGCGCCGGAGGAAACGCGCGATCTCGAACAAATGCGCTCGGTCGAGCAGGGGCTGGTCGCTTCCACGCTGCTGATGCGGGTGATCGATTCCGGCAAGCTCGCCGACCAACCGGATTTCACTTACGGCACGACTACCCGGCAGGAGCTGCTGGCGGCGTTTTCGAAGCGCGTGAAGGTCGAGCTGCGCCGTGGCACGCGCCTCATTGACATCGCCGTGGAAGACACGGATCCGGAGCGCGCCCAGCGGCTCGTCGGCGTGCTGGTTTCCGAATACGAGAAATGGAACGCCGAGCGGCAGGGCGACCTGACGCGCCAGGTGGCGGGTGGCATTTCCCATGAGGAGGAAGGCCTGCGCGAGCGGATGGTGAAGTCCGAAAAGGCGCTCCAGGATTTCCGCGACGCGCATCCGATTCCCGGTGTGGGCGGTCGCAACGGCCCGAATTCCGACGACCTCGGCCGGATCGAAAGCGAACTGACCAAGGTGAAGGCCGAGCGCCTGCGCCTGGAGGCCGAGGCGGACGCGTTCCGCAAGTTCGACCCCGACCATCCCGAGGCGATCGCCGCGCTGCCGAACAGCGAGCGTTCCGCGGGCGTGCTGTCGTTGGTACGCGCCGTGCAAGACAAGCAGGTGGAATTCGCCAAAGTGAAGGAACGCTACCTCTACAAGCATCCCACGTACATCGAGGCATCCAACGAGCTGAAGACCCTCCGCGGAAACCTCGCCGAGGCCGCGCGCTCGGCTGGCGAGGCGGTGGCGAAGAACTACCAGATCGTGTCCGACAACGAGGCGAAGCTGAACCGCGAGGTGGCCACCGCGCGCTCGTCCACCGTGGCGGCGGAAGGCTTGCGCGCGAAGTTCGAGGCGTTGGAACGCGAGGCGCTCGCCGACCGCACCACCCACGAGGCGGTGGCCAGCCGCCTGCGTGAAACCGCGCTCGCCGCCGCCGTGCCGGGGCCGGTGTTGCGTTGGGAGGACACGCCGATGGTGCCGGAAAAGCCGATCAAGCCGCGCAAGACCGTGATGATGGCGCTGGCCGGGGTCGGTGGAATGTTTTTCGGGCTGCTCCTGGCCGTCGGCCTCGAGCTGACGGATGGCAAGGTCCGCGATGCCGCCGCCGCGGCGCGTGTCACAGGGGCTCCGCTGCTGAGCAAGGTGGCGGCCCTGCGTGAGGGTGGGGACGCCGATCCGGTGCTCATTTCCCAGCCGGGTTCGGAGACGTCGGAGTCGTTCCGGCGGTTGCGGGCCGCGCTGTCTCCCGCGCCCGGTCACACCGGCACGACCACGGTGCTGTTCACCAGCGCGAAGCCGGGTGAAGGCCGGTCGTTCTGCGCGATGAACTACGCGGCCTCGCTGGCGATGCAGGGCCTGCGGACCTTGCTGCTGGACGCGGACATGCGTCGTCCCGGTCTCAGCCGCGAACATCTCCGCACGTCGGAGGGGCAGGTCGGGCTCGCCGATTACCTCGCCGGGGCGGCGGAGCCCGCGAAGGCCTGCCATCCCACGACCTTGCCGAACTTGTATCTGCTTTCCTCAGGGACCATGCAGGCGAACGCGTCGGAACTGCTCTCCGGCACCCGTTTCCCGGCGCTGCTGGAGGATGCCTACCGGTGGTTCGATTGCGTGGTGATCGACACCCCGCCGGTGCTCGGCACCAGCGATGCGCTCGCCATCAGCCGCTACGCGGACCGCGTGTGCCTGGTGGTGCGGGAAAAGGCCAGCGACCGCCGCGATCTGCGCCGCGCCGCCGATCTGATCCGCACCTCCGGTGGCAGCTTGGTCGGTTTCGTGTGGAACGAGCTGTCCGCGCGTGCGAAGATCGCTGGCGACGTGGGCCCGGCCGTGCCGGTGGTCCGTGCCTCGCTCCCCGCTCCCCAAGTGGCCGCCGTGCCGCCGGTTGCCAAGACCCGCCGGGTCGATGGCGGCCCTGAATCCCTTTTCGTGCCCTCGCCCTCATGA
- a CDS encoding non-ribosomal peptide synthetase, whose amino-acid sequence MSATPALPGHDTPALTPLPGISPCPLSDEIALVSGASALTYQELAARVHALSSFLRTGGTGPGVHVGIALNRSIELVVAILAVVEAGGAYVPLDPAYPQARLDHMVATSGLKRILTLREHTGLFPNSECVAVDEFTAAPVSEIPAPASGNDPLYAIFTSGSTGLPKAASVFRRGFANLVAWYAKELSLGPADRTLVISSPSFDLTQKNFFAPLVTSGRLILDDCQTYDISRISKLVRDHGVTLINCTPSAFYPLVDASAADGYTALSSLRWAVLGGEPISIPRLRAWLEHPSCRAEIVNTYGPTECTDICAFHRMHRGNLDAFPFVPLGREVPNVTVTIRDEDLSILPDGELGELCIGGAGVGGGYLNDPARTAERFVLDHTLYKTGDLAKRLPCGTLEFRGRADHQVKVNGFRIELGEIEIALNRHAAVKEAVVIARDQRLVAHVQNESPVEAAALREHLATALPAYMIPGEFHFVTAFPLTPNGKVDRLALAHNGHTVATAPAIASSDPHEARILSIWSEVLERPVSDPTANFFDLGGTSILLAVVHMKLREATGRDIPITELFARPSVRTLAGYLQPQAATAATSAAQDRARMQQAGLARFRRPTR is encoded by the coding sequence ATGTCGGCCACCCCTGCTCTCCCCGGGCACGACACCCCCGCCCTCACCCCTCTGCCGGGCATCAGCCCCTGCCCCCTGTCGGACGAGATCGCCCTCGTTTCCGGAGCCTCCGCGCTTACCTATCAGGAACTGGCGGCCCGCGTGCACGCCCTTTCTTCTTTCCTGCGCACGGGCGGCACCGGCCCCGGCGTGCACGTCGGCATTGCCCTGAACCGCTCGATCGAACTGGTCGTCGCGATCCTCGCCGTGGTCGAGGCCGGTGGCGCCTATGTCCCGCTCGATCCCGCGTATCCGCAAGCCCGGCTCGACCACATGGTGGCGACCTCCGGCCTGAAGCGCATCCTCACCCTGCGCGAGCATACCGGGCTGTTTCCTAACAGCGAATGCGTGGCGGTGGATGAATTCACCGCGGCCCCCGTTTCGGAAATCCCGGCTCCTGCCAGCGGCAACGATCCGCTCTACGCCATCTTCACCTCCGGCTCCACCGGCCTGCCCAAGGCCGCCTCGGTCTTCCGCCGCGGCTTTGCCAACCTGGTGGCCTGGTATGCCAAGGAACTCTCGCTCGGCCCCGCCGACCGCACGCTGGTGATCAGCTCGCCGAGCTTCGACCTGACGCAGAAAAACTTCTTCGCCCCGCTGGTCACCAGCGGACGCCTGATCCTGGACGACTGCCAGACCTACGATATTTCTCGTATTTCGAAACTCGTCCGCGACCACGGCGTGACGTTGATCAACTGCACCCCGAGCGCCTTCTATCCGCTGGTCGATGCCTCCGCGGCGGACGGTTACACGGCCCTTTCCTCACTGCGCTGGGCGGTGCTCGGCGGCGAGCCGATCTCGATCCCGCGCCTGCGCGCCTGGCTGGAACATCCGTCGTGCCGCGCCGAGATCGTGAACACCTACGGCCCCACCGAATGCACGGACATCTGCGCCTTCCACCGCATGCACCGGGGCAACCTCGATGCCTTCCCCTTCGTCCCGCTCGGCCGCGAGGTGCCGAACGTCACCGTCACGATCCGCGATGAAGACCTTTCCATCCTGCCCGATGGCGAGCTCGGTGAACTCTGCATCGGTGGCGCGGGTGTCGGCGGCGGCTACCTCAACGATCCCGCCCGCACCGCCGAGCGCTTCGTGCTGGACCACACGCTCTACAAGACCGGCGATCTGGCGAAGCGCCTGCCCTGTGGCACGCTGGAGTTCCGCGGGCGCGCCGACCACCAGGTGAAGGTGAACGGTTTCCGCATCGAGCTCGGCGAGATCGAGATCGCGCTCAACCGCCACGCCGCGGTGAAGGAGGCCGTGGTGATCGCCCGCGACCAACGCCTGGTCGCCCATGTCCAGAACGAGTCGCCGGTCGAGGCCGCCGCCCTCCGCGAGCACCTCGCCACCGCGCTGCCCGCCTACATGATTCCCGGCGAGTTCCATTTCGTCACCGCCTTTCCCCTGACACCGAATGGCAAGGTCGACCGGCTGGCGCTCGCTCACAATGGACATACGGTCGCCACCGCACCGGCCATCGCTTCCAGCGATCCCCACGAGGCGCGCATCCTTTCGATCTGGTCGGAGGTGCTGGAGCGCCCCGTCAGCGATCCCACCGCGAACTTCTTCGACCTCGGCGGCACCTCGATCCTGCTCGCCGTGGTCCACATGAAACTCCGCGAGGCCACCGGCCGCGACATTCCGATCACCGAACTTTTCGCCCGCCCCAGCGTCCGCACTCTGGCCGGGTATCTCCAACCGCAGGCCGCCACCGCGGCCACCTCCGCCGCCCAGGACCGCGCCCGCATGCAGCAAGCGGGCCTGGCCCGCTTCCGCCGCCCCACCCGATGA
- a CDS encoding right-handed parallel beta-helix repeat-containing protein: MIRFAPACLLLVAPAMAATWVVAPGGNNQAAGTDTAPLATVGEAFSRAAKRAPGDAEIVLHAGNYPVTSTLEIGANLASDAQGRLTLRGEPGAILSGFRAIPQAAWKKLDAATAAMLRPEVKAKVVQVAYSQIASGDAGRLSRRGFNVAEVRETPPALLFIGGNAMPLAAWPDNGTVKPAAIVDAGPTRDGEGARDFYRRGGTFRFGSDRLTAWGKEKNLWVDGIFGYDWEWSFNRISKVNRLTSTVTLANGEVSGLLGDAWLHPGFRVVNAVSEISVPGEYCIDTTKRRLLLLPPEAGDAWKSSASVLWTPGPLVRVKSATGFTLQGMVLEGARDGLMQVEASSDITIRDTTFRRNGGDGLVAEGEDIHISDCRFEACGGAGLRLTGGDPVELTPSGSEVNRCLFQRNAWWSHVFNASVELDGVAHQVTDCQFVDLPHLAIEAKGNDFLIADNLFRRTCTDFRDMGAVYLNLGENPLRRGTVIEGNFFDDIGRAGGSRSAVYLDNATMGVTVHGNLFRNVGAGGDDWTVMIHGGGYNRVERNLFLDCPVPCETAFLFATWAADQLPDYQRKWTLALEGPAADPAFQEYPELANFETEDPVHPAGIVVAGNLALTSSVPLPYGLLRIEGGEPGHVHAADNMVQAITAEAVDGLLSIEGLPDWAGEILDDWRE, from the coding sequence ATGATCCGCTTCGCTCCGGCTTGTTTGCTGCTGGTCGCTCCCGCCATGGCCGCGACGTGGGTGGTGGCACCCGGTGGCAACAACCAGGCCGCGGGCACGGACACGGCCCCGCTCGCTACCGTGGGAGAGGCGTTCAGTCGGGCGGCGAAGCGTGCGCCTGGCGACGCCGAGATCGTGCTGCACGCGGGCAATTATCCGGTAACCTCGACCCTGGAGATCGGGGCGAACCTCGCCTCGGATGCGCAAGGACGGCTCACGCTCCGCGGGGAGCCGGGAGCGATTTTGAGCGGTTTCCGGGCAATCCCCCAGGCCGCATGGAAGAAGCTGGATGCGGCCACGGCTGCGATGCTCCGGCCCGAGGTGAAGGCGAAGGTCGTGCAGGTGGCCTATTCCCAGATCGCCAGCGGGGATGCCGGTCGGCTGAGTCGCCGCGGTTTCAATGTCGCCGAGGTGCGTGAGACGCCGCCGGCGCTGCTGTTCATCGGCGGGAACGCCATGCCATTGGCAGCTTGGCCGGACAACGGCACGGTGAAGCCCGCGGCGATCGTCGATGCCGGTCCGACCCGCGATGGCGAGGGCGCGCGCGATTTTTACCGCCGTGGCGGGACCTTCCGTTTTGGGTCCGATCGCCTCACCGCCTGGGGCAAGGAGAAGAACCTGTGGGTGGACGGCATTTTCGGCTACGATTGGGAATGGAGCTTCAACCGGATCAGCAAGGTCAACCGGCTCACCAGCACCGTCACCTTGGCGAATGGCGAGGTCAGCGGCCTGCTGGGGGACGCGTGGCTGCATCCCGGCTTCCGGGTGGTGAATGCGGTCTCGGAGATCAGTGTGCCCGGCGAGTATTGCATCGATACCACCAAGCGGCGGCTGCTGTTGCTCCCGCCCGAAGCGGGTGATGCGTGGAAATCCTCCGCCTCGGTCCTGTGGACACCGGGGCCTCTGGTGCGGGTGAAATCTGCCACCGGGTTCACGCTGCAAGGCATGGTCCTGGAAGGTGCTCGGGACGGGCTGATGCAGGTCGAGGCCAGTTCGGACATCACGATCCGGGACACGACGTTCCGCCGCAATGGGGGCGACGGGTTGGTGGCCGAGGGAGAGGACATCCACATCAGCGACTGCCGTTTCGAAGCCTGCGGTGGCGCGGGCCTGCGCCTGACCGGCGGCGATCCGGTGGAGCTGACGCCGTCGGGAAGCGAGGTCAACCGCTGCCTGTTCCAGCGGAACGCGTGGTGGTCGCACGTCTTCAACGCATCGGTGGAGCTCGATGGCGTGGCGCATCAGGTCACCGATTGCCAGTTCGTCGATCTTCCCCACCTGGCGATCGAGGCGAAGGGAAACGACTTCCTGATCGCGGACAACCTGTTCCGCCGCACCTGCACCGATTTCCGGGACATGGGCGCGGTGTATCTGAACCTCGGCGAGAACCCGCTGCGGCGCGGGACGGTGATCGAGGGGAACTTCTTCGATGACATCGGCCGAGCCGGTGGCAGCCGCTCCGCGGTGTATCTCGACAACGCCACGATGGGCGTGACGGTCCACGGCAACCTGTTCCGGAACGTCGGGGCGGGTGGCGACGACTGGACCGTGATGATCCATGGCGGTGGCTACAACCGGGTCGAGCGGAACCTGTTCCTCGATTGTCCGGTGCCCTGTGAAACGGCGTTCCTGTTCGCCACCTGGGCGGCGGATCAATTGCCGGACTACCAGCGGAAATGGACCCTGGCGCTTGAGGGGCCCGCCGCCGATCCGGCGTTCCAAGAGTATCCCGAACTGGCCAATTTCGAAACCGAGGACCCGGTGCATCCTGCGGGCATCGTGGTGGCGGGGAATCTGGCGCTCACGAGTTCGGTCCCGCTGCCCTATGGACTGCTGAGAATCGAGGGCGGCGAGCCCGGCCATGTCCATGCCGCGGATAATATGGTGCAGGCCATTACGGCGGAGGCGGTGGATGGCTTGCTCTCCATCGAGGGACTGCCGGATTGGGCGGGAGAGATCTTGGATGATTGGCGGGAGTGA